The sequence ATCTCGGATTCGTAAAAGACGACAGAAATTTAATTAAAGAAAAGATACGCGGCGTGCTGGAATCGAATATCGATTTTTTGATTACGACCGGAGGCGTATCGGTGGGAAAATACGACTTTTTAAAAGATGTTTTCGAAGAACTCGGCGTGCGAAGAAAATTTTGGAAGGTTAATATCAAACCCGGCAAACCGATCTACTTCGGCGTCTTTGAAAATAACGACAAAAAAATATTAATATTCGGGTTGCCCGGCAATCCGGTTTCGTCGCTTGTGAATTATAAAGTGTTTATCGAGCCTGCAATCGATTATTTATTCAAACAAAAAGAGACGGAATTGATTACCGCGGTTTTACAGAACAATTTGAAAAAACGGGACGGAAAGAGGCATTTTGCCAGAGGAATATTATACGAAGAAAACGGTGTGTGGAATGTTACGTCCGAGTTCTCTCAGTCGTCTGGAAATCTGGTCGAAATGAGCGCCTCCAATTGCCTCATTGTTTTACCGGAGGAAATTCGCAATCCTCAAAAAGGCGACAGCGTAAAATGTATAAAAATTTGACGAACGCATGAAAAAAAGACAAAATATCACGGGCGTTATTCTCTCGGGCGGCAAAAGCTCGCGTATGGGCGAGAATAAATCTTTGCTGAAAATTAACGGAATTACGGTTATTGAAATTATTTTAAGGTTGATGGAACCGTTTTTCGAGGAGATTATCCTCAGTACAAACGATCCGGAAGAGTATAAATTTCTGGGATTGAAAAGCGCGGAAGATGTATATAGAAACAGCGGACCTCTTGCCGGCATTCATTCCGCTTTGAAAAATTCCGCAACCGAAAAGAATTTTGTCATCTCCTGCGACGTGCCGTTGATGAGCGCGGAAATGATAGAATATTTTTTGAATTACGAATCCCGAAGCGATATTCTGATTTCGCGAGCTGCAGGATATTTGCAGCCGCTGGTTGGTATTTACAATAAAAAACTACTGCCCTTAATAGAAAACATACTTGAAGAGACCGGCAGCCGCGGAAACCATAAGTCCCTTCATCGTCTTCTCGATGCCGCAGATACAACGATCATCGATCCGGCAGGACTGGAATTTTACAGCGACGAACTTTTTTTTAATATGAACAACAAAGACGATTACGAAGCAATTATGAAAAGATTAATGGAGTAGTTTATTAATAGAAAAAAACGCGGGGAAAATTCCCCGCTTTAAATTCTATCTTTCCACTCTGCCCGAGCCGCCGCTCTTAATTAATTTTTCCACTTCGTCGACGCTTACAAGATTAAAATCGCCCGGAATCGTATGTTTCAAACAAGAGGCGGCGACTGCAAATTCAAGAGCCTCCTTTGAGTTTTCTTTTGTAAGCAGACCGTAAATCAAACCGCTTGCAAACGAATCTCCGCCGCCCACACGGTCGACAATATCGATGTCGTATCTTCTCGAGCGGTACGGTTCTTTGCAGTCTTTGTCGTCGAGCAACAATGCGCTCCAGCCGTTTCGCGACGCCGAATAGCTTTCCCTGAGAGTAATTGAAACGGCTTGGAAACCGTATGTCTCTTTCAGTTTCTTTGCCACGTTAAAATATCCTTCTTCGTCGAGTTTGCCCGCTTCTACGTTTGTCTTATCGGCTTTAAGTCCCAGACTTTTTTCGGCGTCTTCCTCGTTTGCAATACATACGTCTACATATTTCATCAACGGTTTCATTACAGCCTGAGCTTCTTCGGTAGTCCACATTTTAGCCCGGAAATTGAGATCGCAGCTTACCGTAACTCCCATCGATTTGGCTGTTTCGCACGCTTCGTTGAGAATTTCCTGCGCGTTTTTACCGAGAGCCGGGGTTATTCCCGTCCAGTGAAACCAGGCGGCGTTTTCGAATACTTTTTTCCAGTCGACTTCCCCCTTTTTCATCAGAGCGACCGCCGAATTTGCCCTGTCGTAAATTACTTTCGAAGCTCTCTGACTGGCGCCCGTTTCCAGAAAATAAATGCCGATACGATCGCCGCCTCGTACTATGTAGTCGTCTTTAACCCCGAAACGGCGCAGATGATTTACCGCGCTTTGACCGATTTCGTGTTTCGGCAATTTTGTAACGAAATACGACTCGAATCCGTAATTCGACAACGATACAGCTACGTTTGCTTCGCCGCCGCCGAATGTTACGTCGAAATTCTGCGCCTGGACAAAACGAGTGTATCCCGGCGTAGAAAGACGAAGCATTATCTCTCCGAAGGTTACTACTTTCTTGCTCATTTTTTTATTCCCCGATTTATTTGACTTCTTAAACGATAAATTAAACGCAAAAATAAGAATATTTTTGGAAATCGGGATTGGCGTATGGCTAATTACGGTCGGTTTTCTTAATGAAGGAGAATGCCTATTTGAGTTTATAATTGTGAAACCGCCAAGTTGATTGTATATGCCGGGATTTTATTCACGGTTCAATAATTTATTTAATGAATACAAGCGCATTTATTCTTTTTAGGTTCAATTTAAAGACGCACTTTCTTATTTTAAATACAAAAAAGAGGATTGGATGGAAACGCTAAGCAAATTTTTTTATCCGGAATCGATTTGCATAGTTGGAGCGTCCTCAAAACCGAAAAGTATTGGTTACGAAATTCTTAAAAATATAAGAGACTACGGCTTTAAAGGGAGAGTGTTTCCCGTAAATCCGAAAGTCGATGAAATTCTGGCTTATCGATGTTATGCTTCGATTAAGAAAATTAAAGAACAGATTGACCTTGCAATTGTAACGCTTCCCAAAAACATTGTGGCGGATTCGGTTAAAGAGCTGATAGAAAAGAATGTCAAAGCAATAATTCTGATAACGGCAGGATTCCGTGAAGTTGGCAAAGAGGGAGCCGAACTCGAAAAGCAGATTTCCGATTTAATAAAAAAGAACGGCGGGCGGCTCGTGGGTCCGAATTGTATGGGAGTAATTAATACGCTGCCCGGTTATAAACTTAATGCAACATTTGTAGCCGAGAAACCCGAAACCGGTTCAATCGCATTCTTCTCGCAGAGCGGCGCTCTCGGAGCGGCAGTGCTCAATACAATTAGGGAAACCGATATAAAATTCGCTCATTTTATCAGTATCGGAAACAAAGCCGACCTCAACGAAAACGACTTTCTCGGTTTCTGGCAGAAAGACGACAACATAGCCGTACTTACATATTATCTCGAAAGTTTCGACGACGGACTAAATTTTCTATTGCCGTTTATAAAAGGCGAAGTCGAAAAACCGGTTATTGTTTTGAAAGCCGGTCGAACCGAAAGCGGTATGAAAGCCGCTTCGTCTCATACCGGCGCGCTCAGCGGCAGCGATAAAATTGTCAACGCCCTATTAAAACAGTTCGGAGTTATCAGAGTTAAAACGTTGAATGAATTGTTCAATACGGCAAAAGGCTTTGAAAACTTTCCGGCAATTAAAGGCAAAAACATTGCGGTAGTAACCAATGCGGGCGGACCCGCAATTTTATGCGTGGACAAACTCGAGGAAAGAGGACTTAAACTTGCTCGTTTAAACGATTCTACGAAAGAAAAAATCAAATCGATTATTCATCCCGAAGGAAGCGCCGAAAATCCGGTCGATCTTTTGCCTTCGGGCGACGACGAAACATATAAAAACGTTACGGCGTTATTGATCGAAGACGAAAACGTAGACGCCGTAATCACCATTTTTGTTGAACCGGTGATGGTTGAACCTTTTGAAATAGCCGAAGCGATTTATAACAATTTTAACAAAGACAATACAACCAAGCCGGTTATACACACAACAATGCCTATGCCGGAATTCTGGGTACGCTACAAAACAAGCTCGAAATTGAAATTACCGGTTTTCAGAAATCCCGAAGACGCTCCCGAAATATTGTCGAATATATTCTTCTACAACAATCGTCTTGAGAAACTTAAAGCCGACCGCGGAGAATATCATGAACTTCTGAACAGAAAAGTAACAAACCTGATTAAACCTAAGGGAAAATACCTTACGCAAACCGAGCTGAATGAAACAGCAAAAAAATATAATCTGCCTTTGATCGAAAACGCAATATTGAAATATGATGAACTTACGGAAATCAACGATGATTTTTTTCCGGCGGTAATTAAAGGAATTAACGAACATGCAATCCATAAAAGCGAGTTGAACGCGGTTCGCCTGAACATTAAAGATAAAAATGAGTTGATCGAAAAAGCAAAAGAGATTGAAAAAAGCTTCGAAAAAAACGGGTTGAAAGCGGAAAGTTTTCTCGTGCAAAAATATTTGAAAATCAAACACGAGCTTCTGATCGGCGGCTTTCGCGACAGGTCATTCGGTCCCGTTATTATGTTCGGCGCCGGCGGCAAGTACGTTGAAATACTGGAAGACACATCGATTCGTTCCTGCTACTCGAGCAGAAACGATATTTACGAAATGATTTCGGAGACTAAAATCGGAAAAATAATCAAGGGAGTGCGGGGCGAATCCGGAGTCGATATCGATTCGCTAGTTGAAATAATCCGAAATTGCGCGATTATGATGATTGAAAATCCTGCGGTCGCGGAATTCGATATTAATCCCCTGGCTGCGGATATCGACAATAATTTATACGTTGCCGATTTCAGACTAAGGACTATTTAACCGAACCCGATTTTTCGAGCTGTTCGAAATATTTTTTTATCAATTCCCGGTAGTCTTTTTTATAGCCTTCGTTAACGGCTTTCATCAATTCGTCGCGAAGGCGGTTGCGAGTTTCTTCGTCGGAAAGGTTCAATGGCTCGGGCGATTCCGTTTCGAGATTCTTTCCCGATTGAGAGGTTCTGTTCTTTTCGAAGTCGCGTTCGTTTATTGAGCGTTGGGCGTCGAGTAATCTGGAAAGAATTCTCTCCTGTTTTTGAATCAAATCGTCGTTGAGTTTTTCGGTTTGCATATCGGCGACGACTTCTTTCATTTCTTCCAGAATCTTTTCGAGATTCGACGCGAGCCGTTTCGATTGACCGGAGGCTTTCGCTTCGCGGTTCAACTGTTCGAGTGATTTTCTTACCAGCTCCTGTTCCTGAGCCAGACGTTTTAATTGCGACATCATTTCCTGCGAAAGCCCGCCCTGCTGAAGCTTTTGCGTCAATTGATTCAAATTCATTTGTTGTTGGGAAAGCTGTTGCAATTGCTGGAACAGGCTCATCATGCCGCCGCCCTGTCCGCCGTTCATCATTTGATCCATACCCGTTTTAATCATCGATGCGGCTTCGTTAAGACTTGTCATAGCGGCGGTTTGCGATTGAACCGCTCTTCCGGAATTGCGCGAAATCAACGCCGATGTGGAA comes from Melioribacter roseus P3M-2 and encodes:
- a CDS encoding acetate--CoA ligase family protein encodes the protein METLSKFFYPESICIVGASSKPKSIGYEILKNIRDYGFKGRVFPVNPKVDEILAYRCYASIKKIKEQIDLAIVTLPKNIVADSVKELIEKNVKAIILITAGFREVGKEGAELEKQISDLIKKNGGRLVGPNCMGVINTLPGYKLNATFVAEKPETGSIAFFSQSGALGAAVLNTIRETDIKFAHFISIGNKADLNENDFLGFWQKDDNIAVLTYYLESFDDGLNFLLPFIKGEVEKPVIVLKAGRTESGMKAASSHTGALSGSDKIVNALLKQFGVIRVKTLNELFNTAKGFENFPAIKGKNIAVVTNAGGPAILCVDKLEERGLKLARLNDSTKEKIKSIIHPEGSAENPVDLLPSGDDETYKNVTALLIEDENVDAVITIFVEPVMVEPFEIAEAIYNNFNKDNTTKPVIHTTMPMPEFWVRYKTSSKLKLPVFRNPEDAPEILSNIFFYNNRLEKLKADRGEYHELLNRKVTNLIKPKGKYLTQTELNETAKKYNLPLIENAILKYDELTEINDDFFPAVIKGINEHAIHKSELNAVRLNIKDKNELIEKAKEIEKSFEKNGLKAESFLVQKYLKIKHELLIGGFRDRSFGPVIMFGAGGKYVEILEDTSIRSCYSSRNDIYEMISETKIGKIIKGVRGESGVDIDSLVEIIRNCAIMMIENPAVAEFDINPLAADIDNNLYVADFRLRTI
- the mobA gene encoding molybdenum cofactor guanylyltransferase — its product is MKKRQNITGVILSGGKSSRMGENKSLLKINGITVIEIILRLMEPFFEEIILSTNDPEEYKFLGLKSAEDVYRNSGPLAGIHSALKNSATEKNFVISCDVPLMSAEMIEYFLNYESRSDILISRAAGYLQPLVGIYNKKLLPLIENILEETGSRGNHKSLHRLLDAADTTIIDPAGLEFYSDELFFNMNNKDDYEAIMKRLME
- a CDS encoding sugar kinase; the encoded protein is MSKKVVTFGEIMLRLSTPGYTRFVQAQNFDVTFGGGEANVAVSLSNYGFESYFVTKLPKHEIGQSAVNHLRRFGVKDDYIVRGGDRIGIYFLETGASQRASKVIYDRANSAVALMKKGEVDWKKVFENAAWFHWTGITPALGKNAQEILNEACETAKSMGVTVSCDLNFRAKMWTTEEAQAVMKPLMKYVDVCIANEEDAEKSLGLKADKTNVEAGKLDEEGYFNVAKKLKETYGFQAVSITLRESYSASRNGWSALLLDDKDCKEPYRSRRYDIDIVDRVGGGDSFASGLIYGLLTKENSKEALEFAVAASCLKHTIPGDFNLVSVDEVEKLIKSGGSGRVER